The following proteins come from a genomic window of Leptospira dzoumogneensis:
- a CDS encoding YfaP family protein, which translates to MKSTLVNNILLLAVFLCGSATFAQTVTIDSPHGGFTTERIQTVSGSVTGNPEKATIVINGIPQMIRLHGGKFSLSTVVAPGTNLIEVKAGNASDKVSFFAAVPSRDIKVVLTWDTATDVDLWVLDPTGEKCFYANRSTKSGGNLDVDVVDGYGPETFTMSKALPGNYSIQVQYYGAYDKPITRVNVYVVLNEGKPNERRKQFQFVMTRSQQVYHIANFEIDPES; encoded by the coding sequence ATGAAATCAACGTTGGTCAATAATATACTCCTGCTTGCCGTATTCCTTTGTGGATCCGCTACATTCGCGCAGACTGTCACAATAGATTCGCCTCATGGAGGTTTCACTACGGAAAGGATCCAAACTGTTTCCGGTTCCGTTACTGGAAATCCTGAAAAGGCGACTATCGTTATTAACGGGATCCCTCAGATGATCCGTCTGCATGGTGGAAAATTTTCCTTAAGCACTGTGGTTGCTCCCGGAACAAATTTGATAGAAGTCAAAGCAGGTAACGCAAGCGATAAGGTTTCCTTCTTCGCTGCCGTTCCCTCTAGAGATATTAAAGTAGTTTTGACCTGGGACACTGCGACTGACGTGGATCTTTGGGTTTTGGATCCTACCGGGGAAAAATGTTTTTATGCAAATCGTTCCACCAAGTCCGGAGGGAATTTGGATGTGGACGTTGTAGATGGATATGGGCCGGAAACATTTACGATGTCAAAGGCGCTGCCTGGAAATTATTCAATACAAGTGCAATACTACGGCGCTTATGATAAACCGATCACCAGAGTGAATGTATATGTAGTATTGAACGAAGGAAAACCGAACGAAAGAAGAAAACAATTCCAGTTCGTGATGACCCGTTCCCAACAAGTATATCATATCGCGAATTTCGAGATAGATCCGGAATCTTAA
- a CDS encoding alpha-2-macroglobulin family protein translates to MRTRVSDRKKIIFSFLAILISALGLFYVKPNLFGSAAFYLGTDRSFGSGENAYVNLEGNGTVNYEFRVYKIADPQAFLTKKVKERLVQENNDGAFGNPIALFTRTVDKFRNDFRKVARKEFNSKTRSELKKTLGIDYEKPNEEKTLAIPAILKDQELIATFSVPTVTSFWAYRRIPVPIRDNGVYLVEGVSGSQLAYTILIKSGLNFLVKQSDAETFVYVGRKDSGEPVSDVDLTLFNLENGQAFQTGKTSSDGTYFYKGRSPVKGLVLAHKNGEYSVSDPEFYSSSFYGEGGPRAYMYTDRPVYRPGDTVYFKGIVRNFSQDDYRTISGAGVIAVASEQGETSIPSIPINISGDNGTFSGEFVVPESENATLGNYSLILNFRDKTFQTEFAVEAYKKPTFLVSVSVPKSNYLQREEVNALVKARYYYGQPVAGQEVAYRVFRRPKFDYSPVGTINFDASSDYLEQSGQSDKQELVLDGKGKLDPKGQYSISFKPDKSDADSVYTIIASVQSEDMTLDGSASFSVNRSAFFVRISKDNSVYEPGKEAKLTVNLIAYDKTLSEVERQKMVGNRNVDLILYNRDIQFVREANRSKISSLSVMTSASGVGTASFTIPKRGQFILVAETKDPNGNLTKSETFFWASSVSDSIEIPFKDITLKPGKDIYSVGDTAEILVLSPVSNGHMILTLEGNRIFKKEVVKMKGNALKYAVPISAEMSPNFTLSAVQFSGNDVYKSQVRVVAPPEQKFLKVALEPGRKVYRPGDKAEIKLKTTGLGGNGVSAEVSLAIVDEAIYQIKEEKTPNIGTFFYHPRRNNVQTTLASAYKFFGYSENKRLKLALGKKGDSVYSAMKNEDQARDRFKDTSYWNAKVKTGADGTATVSFNLPDNLTSWRVTAIAITPDTKVGRGQTSFITKKDLMILGGMPRFIIKGETQKVSATISNQSQTKLPVKVTVKAEGAKILGNSETTINLEPGQNQSLHFDVQTVADPKIKSAKISILAAGAGYQDLLKSEIPLKTWGLPKTISDSLGMEEGEHSGVLNLEAPKELGDPRLEVRLSPASLPALRQSLDYLADYPYGCVEQTMSRFYPLLSAQKTGFISERLRKELPKMIDVGLKRVSELQRTDGGFGWFEGGVESDVLMSAYVYRGLAVSQKNGAKVSAPVLNRARAYLYDVLGKGDLSPNAKAYIIFSLSEGGNLEDSIVEGLVKSSAKLNQYGQALLALTLANKGKKAEASTWFKKGVESSGFGKKPFFKLSSYGKNPRWEEDRIETISALLSAGVRLGEDKVILANLASSLLSNRIELAWNNSRDTSAAVLALSEFLSSVRESETPANVEIVLNGTSLKTVTLPPKSEQGELYKIPIPSELIRSGPNKVEVLKKDGPVLYATASLYYTDRSKKIQAYSNGIKVKRTYYKLKVDSNDITPVESKTFQPGDLVMVEVSVQKEGDADSYYQVEDSLLPGFSFLQRDAEYYAGDLKMEYLSRQIYDDRAVFFVGGPTKEFKVRYFIRAEVGGKYKVIPARASLMYYSEVTGASSDDEINVGQ, encoded by the coding sequence ATGAGAACTCGTGTATCGGATCGTAAAAAGATAATATTCTCTTTTCTCGCAATTTTGATCTCTGCATTAGGATTATTTTATGTGAAACCGAATTTATTCGGTTCTGCCGCATTTTATCTGGGAACGGACCGAAGTTTCGGCTCAGGTGAAAACGCTTACGTAAACTTGGAAGGGAACGGAACCGTAAATTACGAATTCAGGGTTTATAAGATCGCGGATCCGCAAGCCTTCCTGACCAAAAAAGTAAAAGAAAGATTGGTCCAGGAAAATAATGACGGAGCATTCGGGAACCCGATCGCACTTTTTACAAGAACCGTTGATAAATTCAGGAACGATTTCCGCAAAGTTGCCAGAAAAGAATTCAACTCCAAGACAAGATCCGAACTCAAAAAAACATTAGGGATCGATTATGAAAAACCTAATGAAGAAAAAACTCTCGCGATCCCTGCAATTTTAAAAGACCAAGAGTTGATCGCTACATTCTCCGTTCCGACTGTCACTTCTTTTTGGGCGTATCGCAGGATACCTGTTCCGATCCGAGACAATGGTGTTTATTTGGTAGAAGGCGTTTCCGGATCTCAATTGGCTTATACAATTCTGATCAAATCGGGCTTAAACTTTTTAGTAAAACAATCCGATGCGGAAACTTTCGTTTATGTAGGCCGCAAAGACAGCGGGGAACCGGTTTCAGATGTGGATCTCACTCTTTTCAATTTGGAAAATGGCCAAGCATTCCAAACAGGAAAAACAAGTTCTGATGGAACTTATTTTTATAAAGGAAGAAGTCCGGTTAAAGGATTGGTTCTCGCTCATAAAAATGGAGAATATTCAGTTTCAGACCCTGAATTTTATTCCAGTTCCTTTTATGGAGAAGGCGGGCCAAGAGCTTACATGTATACGGATCGCCCTGTGTATAGACCGGGAGATACTGTTTACTTTAAGGGAATTGTTAGGAACTTCTCCCAAGACGATTATAGAACGATTTCAGGTGCCGGTGTAATTGCGGTTGCAAGCGAGCAGGGAGAAACTTCTATCCCGAGTATTCCTATCAATATCTCAGGAGATAATGGAACTTTTTCAGGCGAATTTGTAGTTCCTGAATCTGAAAATGCCACTCTTGGAAATTATTCTCTTATATTAAATTTCCGTGATAAAACCTTCCAAACTGAATTTGCCGTAGAGGCTTATAAAAAACCTACCTTCCTCGTTTCGGTATCCGTACCTAAATCCAATTATTTACAAAGGGAAGAAGTAAACGCTCTCGTAAAGGCCAGATATTATTACGGCCAACCTGTTGCAGGGCAAGAAGTAGCATATAGAGTATTTCGCAGGCCTAAATTCGATTATTCTCCGGTTGGAACGATCAACTTTGATGCCTCTTCCGATTATTTGGAGCAATCCGGCCAAAGTGATAAACAAGAATTGGTTTTGGATGGAAAAGGAAAGTTAGATCCTAAAGGGCAATATTCTATCAGCTTTAAACCGGATAAATCGGATGCGGATTCCGTTTATACGATTATTGCTTCCGTTCAATCCGAGGACATGACCTTGGATGGATCCGCTTCCTTCTCCGTGAACCGAAGCGCATTTTTTGTTAGGATCTCAAAAGACAATTCAGTTTATGAACCCGGTAAAGAGGCAAAGTTAACGGTAAATCTGATCGCTTATGATAAAACTTTGAGCGAAGTCGAACGCCAGAAAATGGTGGGAAATAGGAATGTAGATCTCATCCTTTATAATAGAGATATTCAATTTGTAAGAGAAGCAAATCGTTCTAAAATTTCTTCTTTGTCTGTGATGACTTCCGCTTCGGGAGTTGGGACCGCTTCTTTTACAATTCCTAAAAGAGGACAATTTATTTTGGTCGCTGAGACCAAAGATCCAAATGGAAATCTTACAAAGTCAGAGACATTCTTCTGGGCTTCTTCCGTTTCCGATTCTATTGAAATTCCTTTCAAAGATATTACTCTAAAGCCCGGTAAGGATATTTATTCAGTAGGGGATACTGCAGAGATCCTTGTACTAAGTCCTGTTTCTAACGGACATATGATCCTGACCTTAGAAGGGAATCGGATCTTCAAAAAAGAAGTGGTGAAGATGAAAGGGAACGCTTTGAAATATGCGGTCCCGATCTCTGCGGAGATGAGCCCGAACTTCACGTTGTCTGCGGTTCAATTTTCCGGAAATGATGTTTATAAAAGCCAAGTAAGAGTGGTTGCTCCTCCGGAGCAGAAGTTCCTAAAAGTGGCTCTGGAACCGGGACGCAAAGTGTATCGCCCGGGAGACAAAGCTGAGATCAAATTGAAAACCACCGGCTTAGGCGGCAATGGAGTTTCTGCAGAAGTTTCTCTCGCGATTGTGGATGAGGCAATTTATCAGATCAAAGAGGAGAAGACACCGAATATAGGAACATTCTTCTACCATCCAAGAAGAAATAACGTGCAAACCACCTTAGCTTCCGCTTATAAGTTTTTCGGTTATTCTGAAAATAAAAGATTAAAACTGGCCTTGGGTAAAAAGGGAGACTCAGTTTATTCTGCGATGAAAAACGAGGACCAGGCGCGGGACCGTTTTAAAGATACAAGTTATTGGAATGCAAAAGTTAAGACGGGAGCTGATGGAACTGCAACAGTTAGTTTTAATCTTCCGGATAATTTGACTTCTTGGAGAGTGACTGCGATCGCAATCACTCCTGATACAAAAGTAGGAAGAGGCCAAACCAGTTTTATTACTAAAAAAGATCTGATGATCTTAGGCGGAATGCCAAGGTTTATTATCAAAGGAGAAACCCAAAAAGTTTCTGCTACGATCTCTAACCAATCACAGACTAAACTTCCGGTCAAAGTTACCGTAAAAGCGGAAGGCGCAAAAATTCTAGGTAACTCGGAAACTACGATCAATTTGGAACCTGGCCAAAATCAATCTCTACATTTTGATGTGCAGACTGTCGCAGATCCTAAGATCAAATCTGCAAAGATCAGTATCCTCGCGGCGGGTGCGGGTTACCAAGATTTACTTAAATCTGAAATTCCGCTTAAGACCTGGGGATTGCCTAAAACTATTTCGGATAGTTTAGGAATGGAAGAAGGAGAACATTCAGGAGTTCTAAACTTAGAGGCGCCTAAAGAATTAGGAGATCCTCGTTTAGAGGTTCGACTCAGCCCTGCTTCCCTGCCTGCTCTAAGACAATCTTTGGATTATCTTGCAGATTATCCTTATGGTTGTGTGGAACAAACTATGAGTAGATTTTATCCTCTTTTATCCGCTCAGAAAACGGGATTCATCAGCGAAAGACTTAGGAAAGAACTTCCTAAGATGATAGATGTAGGACTGAAAAGAGTGTCGGAACTCCAACGAACTGATGGCGGATTCGGTTGGTTCGAAGGTGGAGTGGAAAGTGACGTTCTGATGTCCGCTTATGTGTATAGAGGATTGGCGGTTAGTCAGAAAAATGGCGCCAAGGTTTCTGCTCCGGTTTTGAATCGAGCCAGAGCGTATTTATATGATGTTTTGGGAAAAGGTGATCTTTCTCCGAATGCGAAAGCATATATCATATTCTCCTTAAGCGAAGGTGGAAATTTGGAAGATTCAATCGTGGAAGGTCTGGTAAAGTCTTCTGCCAAGTTGAACCAATACGGACAGGCGCTTCTTGCATTAACATTGGCTAATAAAGGTAAGAAAGCGGAAGCTTCTACCTGGTTCAAAAAAGGTGTAGAGTCCAGTGGATTCGGCAAAAAACCTTTCTTTAAACTTAGTTCTTACGGTAAAAATCCTCGTTGGGAAGAAGACAGGATCGAAACTATTTCGGCACTTTTGAGTGCAGGAGTTCGATTGGGAGAAGATAAGGTTATACTTGCAAATCTTGCTTCTTCTCTTTTATCCAATCGTATCGAGTTAGCTTGGAACAACTCAAGAGATACGTCTGCTGCCGTATTGGCGTTGTCAGAGTTCTTATCTTCCGTTCGTGAATCTGAAACTCCTGCAAATGTGGAGATCGTATTGAACGGAACCAGTTTAAAAACTGTAACTCTTCCTCCTAAATCGGAGCAGGGAGAATTGTATAAGATCCCGATCCCTTCCGAGTTGATACGTTCCGGACCGAATAAGGTAGAAGTTTTGAAAAAAGACGGGCCTGTACTTTATGCGACCGCTTCCTTGTATTACACGGACAGAAGTAAAAAAATACAAGCATACTCCAATGGTATCAAGGTAAAACGAACCTATTATAAGTTAAAAGTGGATTCGAATGATATCACTCCTGTGGAATCCAAAACTTTCCAACCGGGAGACCTGGTCATGGTAGAGGTTTCCGTCCAAAAAGAAGGAGATGCGGATTCTTATTACCAAGTAGAAGATTCTCTACTACCTGGATTCTCTTTCTTACAAAGAGATGCAGAGTATTATGCAGGCGATTTGAAGATGGAATATCTAAGTCGGCAGATTTACGATGACCGAGCCGTTTTCTTTGTAGGAGGTCCTACAAAAGAATTTAAGGTCCGATATTTTATCCGAGCAGAAGTAGGAGGGAAGTATAAGGTAATCCCGGCCAGAGCTTCCTTAATGTATTATTCAGAAGTAACAGGAGCAAGTTCAGACGATGAAATCAACGTTGGTCAATAA
- a CDS encoding DUF1175 family protein, which yields MKFRICYLLIFVLFECNSYFGSVLDPTELRMPADGKSVAVLKISNPIFGTPDHFLWEEVDPELLKLLSSEKNEREEVLRVQAGKVPTNIQIRTVKGKTVQISLFSRDGDFDQDGFPDSAELRTESDRQAFRDWFVRISLSQYLKENSSWNLKERDCSGLIRFAYKESLKAHTQDWQTRTGILLDKNLPDVREFNYPDIPYIGKNLFRTGEGKFGEFADAESLEKFHTYFVSKELESGLAGDILFFRSDRGVGTNFHSMILLEGEGKNPQLLYHTGSDRGIKLIRAKELERSVLFSPEKNNRNFLGVYRFRILE from the coding sequence TTGAAGTTTCGGATTTGTTATCTTCTAATATTCGTTCTGTTTGAATGTAATTCTTATTTCGGATCCGTTTTGGATCCGACCGAATTAAGAATGCCCGCAGACGGTAAATCTGTTGCCGTTTTAAAAATTTCGAATCCGATCTTCGGCACACCGGATCATTTCCTTTGGGAAGAAGTTGATCCTGAATTACTCAAACTTCTCTCGAGCGAAAAAAACGAAAGAGAAGAAGTCTTACGTGTGCAAGCTGGGAAGGTTCCGACAAACATCCAGATCCGAACTGTTAAGGGCAAAACCGTCCAGATTTCCCTATTCAGTCGAGATGGGGATTTTGACCAGGATGGATTTCCTGATTCTGCGGAGCTTAGGACTGAATCGGATCGTCAGGCATTTCGGGACTGGTTTGTAAGGATCTCTTTGTCACAATATTTAAAAGAGAATTCCTCCTGGAACCTGAAGGAAAGAGATTGCAGCGGATTGATTCGTTTCGCATATAAGGAGTCTCTAAAGGCTCATACTCAGGACTGGCAAACTCGCACCGGGATCTTATTGGATAAAAATTTACCGGATGTCCGGGAATTTAATTACCCGGATATACCCTATATTGGTAAAAATTTATTTCGGACCGGAGAGGGCAAATTCGGAGAATTTGCAGACGCGGAAAGTCTGGAAAAGTTCCATACTTACTTTGTTTCCAAAGAGTTGGAGTCTGGACTTGCGGGAGATATTCTCTTTTTTAGATCGGATCGTGGTGTCGGAACAAATTTCCATTCTATGATCCTGCTAGAAGGAGAAGGTAAAAATCCCCAGCTTTTATATCATACAGGTTCGGATCGAGGCATCAAATTGATCCGAGCAAAAGAATTGGAAAGAAGTGTGTTGTTTTCCCCGGAAAAGAATAACCGAAATTTTCTTGGGGTTTATAGATTTCGGATTTTAGAATAG
- a CDS encoding LIC13255 family lipoprotein, whose protein sequence is MKFNSLSFRTACKSLILLIILAFGLPDCSNVDDDFYTFGEAGTKIMVAYAAKDAECGSSRQITSLVPGKQRKKDVDNCVASVAFEKCSFWIQAGDPVPFACKAIEYRLK, encoded by the coding sequence ATGAAATTTAACTCTTTAAGTTTTAGAACTGCCTGTAAAAGCCTAATTCTTCTTATAATCTTAGCTTTCGGCTTGCCGGACTGTTCCAATGTGGACGACGATTTTTATACTTTCGGAGAAGCAGGCACTAAGATCATGGTGGCTTACGCCGCAAAAGACGCGGAATGCGGATCAAGCAGACAGATCACTTCTTTGGTTCCTGGAAAACAAAGGAAGAAGGACGTGGACAACTGTGTTGCTTCGGTTGCTTTTGAAAAATGCAGCTTTTGGATCCAAGCGGGAGATCCGGTTCCGTTTGCATGTAAGGCCATCGAGTATAGATTGAAGTGA
- a CDS encoding LEA type 2 family protein: protein MFRSWAFLLGAGLLFSSCLLDLRENVKKLQACKFRILETKTERVELLPFPPSPKIVMTSRLEIENPNDSAVKIYKFDLGVITSGTDGKDAELARVISEEETEVPAFSKTVVQLRIETSFEKRENQDKLLLGILVVTNLVAGKDPNLRMKGSVRYKTSLGEVDLPLNEKIRLLPKKPEHEI, encoded by the coding sequence ATGTTCCGGTCTTGGGCTTTTCTCTTAGGAGCTGGTTTACTTTTCAGCTCCTGCTTATTAGACCTAAGGGAGAATGTCAAAAAACTACAGGCTTGTAAGTTTAGGATCTTGGAAACCAAAACGGAAAGGGTAGAACTACTGCCTTTTCCACCTTCTCCCAAGATCGTGATGACATCTCGATTGGAAATAGAGAACCCGAATGATTCTGCCGTTAAAATTTATAAATTCGATCTTGGTGTGATCACCTCCGGTACTGACGGAAAAGATGCAGAGCTCGCCAGGGTGATTTCGGAAGAAGAAACGGAAGTCCCTGCTTTTTCCAAAACCGTTGTCCAGCTTAGAATAGAAACAAGCTTTGAAAAGAGAGAGAATCAGGATAAACTATTACTCGGAATTTTAGTAGTCACGAACCTAGTCGCGGGAAAAGATCCGAATTTGAGAATGAAAGGAAGTGTGAGATACAAAACCTCTTTAGGAGAAGTGGATCTTCCTTTGAATGAAAAAATACGATTATTACCTAAGAAGCCGGAGCATGAAATTTAA